One window of Halopelagius longus genomic DNA carries:
- a CDS encoding CPBP family intramembrane glutamic endopeptidase, producing MPDWATFAAFAGLVTSALLLLSHASRGVVSDGDHDDRRPPSNAPGAAHRSAELRADVRTNPRDTGPNGEYDRRSDAAYPSPEPSVEGGSEADTEADTCATEGAETPSEEFVAADPRRNRPHPSDADATADASPSTALLLVNVAVSQGLFALLLLGGAWFWNVPARAFGAGVETLTPWHALVGVGFGVVLYAANELGSAVGERFGLGDGEELREALAPETPFGWAVLLLGVLPIIAGFEELLFRGALVGVISAGFDVSPWAMAVVSSVGFALGHGAQGRIGVVVTGVLGFVLAAGFVLTGSLLVVFVAHYLVNALEFVVHEGFAERTT from the coding sequence ATGCCCGACTGGGCGACGTTCGCGGCGTTCGCGGGCCTCGTCACGTCGGCGCTACTCTTACTCTCTCACGCCTCTCGCGGCGTTGTTTCCGACGGCGACCACGACGACCGGCGGCCGCCGTCGAACGCGCCCGGCGCGGCCCACCGGTCGGCGGAGTTGCGCGCGGACGTACGAACTAACCCCAGAGACACCGGTCCGAACGGCGAGTACGACCGTCGGTCCGACGCCGCGTACCCCTCGCCCGAACCGTCCGTCGAGGGCGGGTCGGAGGCCGACACCGAAGCAGATACCTGCGCCACCGAGGGTGCCGAGACGCCGTCCGAGGAGTTCGTCGCCGCGGACCCGCGGCGGAACCGCCCCCATCCGTCGGACGCGGACGCGACTGCGGACGCTTCTCCCTCGACGGCGCTCCTCTTGGTGAACGTGGCGGTGTCGCAGGGTTTGTTCGCTCTCCTGCTTCTCGGCGGCGCGTGGTTCTGGAACGTTCCCGCGCGGGCGTTCGGCGCGGGCGTTGAGACGCTCACGCCGTGGCACGCCCTCGTCGGCGTCGGATTCGGCGTCGTTCTCTACGCGGCGAACGAACTCGGTTCTGCGGTGGGCGAACGGTTCGGACTCGGCGACGGCGAGGAACTCCGCGAGGCACTCGCGCCGGAGACGCCCTTCGGGTGGGCCGTGCTTCTCCTCGGCGTCCTCCCGATTATCGCGGGCTTCGAGGAGTTGCTCTTTCGCGGCGCACTCGTCGGCGTCATCTCGGCGGGGTTCGACGTCTCGCCGTGGGCGATGGCCGTCGTCTCCTCCGTCGGCTTCGCCCTCGGCCACGGCGCGCAGGGGCGCATCGGCGTCGTCGTCACCGGCGTCCTCGGATTCGTCCTCGCGGCGGGGTTCGTCCTCACCGGGAGTTTGCTGGTCGTCTTCGTGGCGCACTACCTCGTGAACGCGTTGGAGTTCGTCGTCCACGAAGGGTTCGCCGAGCGAACGACGTGA